The proteins below are encoded in one region of Bifidobacterium catenulatum DSM 16992 = JCM 1194 = LMG 11043:
- the rplA gene encoding 50S ribosomal protein L1: MVKRSKKYREASEKIDRNNLYTANEAIALVKSMPEYKFDQTVEAVLRLNVDPRKADQLVRGSVNLPNGTGKTAKVLVFARGPKATEALEAGADIVGDDDLVQKVADGFLDFDSVVATPDMMGKVGRLGRVLGPRGLMPNPKTGTVTMDVAKAIKDIKGGKVDFRVDKNGNLSFLIGKLSFTEQALDENFKAVADEIKRLKPSTVKGRYVTKATITSTMNPGVPVDPAVIA; this comes from the coding sequence ATGGTAAAGCGTTCCAAGAAGTACCGCGAAGCTTCTGAGAAGATCGATCGTAACAATCTTTACACCGCTAACGAAGCCATCGCTCTCGTCAAGAGCATGCCGGAGTACAAGTTCGATCAGACCGTTGAGGCCGTGCTGCGCCTGAACGTGGATCCGCGCAAGGCCGACCAGCTGGTCCGCGGTTCCGTCAACCTGCCGAACGGCACCGGTAAGACCGCCAAGGTTCTCGTGTTCGCTCGTGGCCCGAAGGCCACCGAGGCTCTCGAGGCTGGCGCCGACATCGTCGGTGACGACGATCTCGTGCAGAAGGTCGCCGACGGCTTCCTTGACTTCGATTCCGTGGTGGCTACCCCGGACATGATGGGCAAGGTCGGCCGCCTCGGCCGTGTGCTCGGTCCGCGTGGCCTCATGCCGAACCCGAAGACCGGCACCGTGACCATGGACGTCGCCAAGGCCATCAAGGACATCAAGGGTGGCAAGGTCGACTTCCGCGTTGACAAGAACGGCAACCTGAGCTTCCTCATCGGCAAGCTCTCCTTCACCGAGCAGGCTCTCGACGAGAACTTCAAGGCTGTTGCCGACGAAATCAAGCGTCTGAAGCCGTCCACCGTGAAGGGCCGCTACGTCACCAAGGCGACCATCACCTCCACGATGAACCCGGGCGTCCCGGTTGATCCGGCGGTCATCGCCTGA